The genomic segment TCATCTTGGTAACGTTCATAAAAATTTGTTGCAACACCGGGTCCATACCCTTCATGCCAGACATGGCGTTCGTTTTTATACCATGTATCAAGATACGAATCTTGTCCTTCTTTTTTGCCTTTCCATCCTTCTGTTTGCCATGCTGAAGACCCAGCACCGATAATAAAATTCTCTGGAATAGTTTTTTTCAATTTATACGCTCCTTCATTTACATTTTCATCTAAAAACCGATAGTCATCTAATTTAAAATGATAAGTATTATTCTTCGAGCTTACTAGACAATAAAAAGTCATAAAATAAAGTTTTATGACTTTTTATGAACACATATGAACTTACATTTAGTCGATTGCTACTCCTGCAAGTTTTTTGTATACGTCTACAACTTCAGATGCTAGATCTTTAAATGTAATAGCATTCATCAAATGATCTTGGCTGTGCACAGCTAATAAAGAAACTGTCATTGCTTCACCAGAAGCTTCTTGTGTTAACAAACTCGTTTGAGCATGATGAGCTTCAACTAATGATTTATCTGACGATTCCAATTTTTCAGCTGCTAATGCAAAATCATCTTTTTTTGCAGCATGAATAGCTTCCATTGCATCACTTTTAGCATTTCCTCCATGAATAATCAAACCCATGATTGTTTCTATATCTATTGCTTGTCCCACTTCAAAACTTCCTTTCCATAACCGTAACTAATTATTTCATTAATTCAAGAGCTTGGTTTAATACATTTTCACCGTTCATTTTACCGTAATCTTGCATGTTGATAATATCTAAAGGAATATTCTTGTCAGCTAATTTCTTTTCAAATTGGCCTTTCATAAATCGAACTTGAGGTCCTAATAACAGAACGTCGATGTTTTTACTTGCAATGTGTTTATCAGCTTCTGCTGCAGATACTGCGAAAATTTCTGTATCCATTTCACGAGCTTTTGAAGCTGCTTGCATTTTAGTCACCAATAAACTTGTACTCATACCTGCTGAACATACTAACATAATTGTTTTTTCTGCCATTATTTATCACTCCAATGTTTTATTTGCTTTACACTTATTATATTGCAATAAGCGTGCCAACTTTTATAAATGAAAACCTATTCAGAAAGCCTTTTCTTTCAATCGTTTTCATTACACACTCGAACAAAAAAAGTACACACTATTTTAGTGTGTACTTTTAAAGATGAAATTTAACTTTATTTTCAATAATCATCTGAGCAATATAAGCTATTTCATCTTCTGGAATAGCGATCTGATATTGTTTTTCTAATGGAATCAAGGTTACTTTGATAACATCCATGGTCATTCGATTTTTCTTAGCGTATTCATCTAAATCAGAAAACTTGCGCAAGATTGTTCCGGTTTTCAGTCCTTCTATCAAAAATGCAATATGCAACATCATTCCTGTTTCAACACCTGCTGGAATCATAATATTCAACTCATTCTTTAACTGTTGCATCAATTTTTGTAAGAAATGCATCAATTGTTGAACCGATCCTACTTTTTCTAATGTTCCCGTTAAAGATTGGATCATTTCATTGATTGGAAGCTCTTCTTCAACTTGGTTTTTTAACAATTGTAATTTTTCATCATTAAAAATATCATAGGCTGTATAAAAAGGAATATTTTGGTAGTCAAATTCTACCGTTCCTACTATTGCTTTAATGTCATACGTTTCCATTAATTGGTCAATTCGTTGATTAAACGCTTCACGATGTAAAAATTGCAACGGAATGATGCTGACATTGTCAGTGTCCAATATTGGACGAATGCGTTGCTCTAATTTTTTAGCCACTCCTTCACCGGTAAAACAAGTAACCAATATGGCTTTCTTTTTCTTTGCGTCCATTAACGTCAGTTGTTTTGTACTGCTCTTCAATACGGTTTGACAACTTTGGTAAATATCTTCTAGTGTGCGTCCAATGCTAGCCATTCTCACTGCCTCTAAAACAACTGGAGTACTCACCATCGGCAATGTCTTTATTCTTAACCCTAAATCTTCTGCCAGCATATTTCCAAATGTATTTAAAGAACCCATGTCGGTCAGTATCAATAAACCTTGTTGGTACACTTCTTTGTCTTCCATAATCGTTTGACGCACACGATTGTACATTACTTGAACTTTCATAGACAATGGCATATTAATAGCAATACCCACCGATGTTTCTAATAGTTCCTTTACCGTTTCCAACATACTGCTGGCCGTTGTTTTTCCATGCATCAAAACCATAATAGCTGTTGTTTTTTCTTGTTTTTGACTGATCTCTG from the Carnobacterium inhibens subsp. inhibens DSM 13024 genome contains:
- a CDS encoding PTS lactose/cellobiose transporter subunit IIA, yielding MGLIIHGGNAKSDAMEAIHAAKKDDFALAAEKLESSDKSLVEAHHAQTSLLTQEASGEAMTVSLLAVHSQDHLMNAITFKDLASEVVDVYKKLAGVAID
- a CDS encoding PTS sugar transporter subunit IIB, whose amino-acid sequence is MAEKTIMLVCSAGMSTSLLVTKMQAASKAREMDTEIFAVSAAEADKHIASKNIDVLLLGPQVRFMKGQFEKKLADKNIPLDIINMQDYGKMNGENVLNQALELMK